A part of Synechococcus sp. KORDI-49 genomic DNA contains:
- the nusA gene encoding transcription termination factor NusA: MALVLLPGLSNLIDDISDEKKLPPQVVEAALREALLKGYERYRRTLYLGISEDPFEEEYFSNFDVGLDLEEEGYRVLASKIIVDEVESEDHQIALAEVMQVADDAQVGDTVVLDVTPEKDDFGRMAAATTKQVLAQKLRDQQRRMIQEEFADLEDPVLTARVIRFERQSVIMAVSSGLGRPEVEAELPRRDQLPNDNYRANATFKVFLKEVSEVPRRGPQLFVSRSNAGLVVYLFENEVPEIQEGSVRIVAVAREANPPSRSVGPRTKVAVDSIEREVDPVGACIGARGSRIQQVVNELRGEKIDVIRWSHDPGQYIANSLSPARVEMVRLVDPVGQHAHVLVPPDQLSLAIGREGQNVRLAARLTGWKIDIKNSTEYDQETEDATVAELITQREQEEALQQEAEERLAAEQAARAEEDARLRELYPLPEDEEDYVEELPQDELPQEELPQQEYAQEEPSAEDAMPTDEEVPMQDSPAEDPETESEAVR, encoded by the coding sequence ATGGCTCTCGTTCTTCTCCCCGGACTCAGCAACCTGATCGACGACATCAGCGACGAGAAGAAGCTGCCGCCACAGGTAGTGGAGGCCGCTCTGCGGGAAGCCCTGCTCAAGGGCTACGAGCGCTACCGACGCACGCTTTATCTGGGCATCAGTGAAGACCCCTTCGAAGAGGAGTACTTCAGCAATTTTGATGTGGGCCTCGACCTCGAAGAAGAGGGCTACCGGGTGCTGGCCAGCAAGATCATCGTCGACGAGGTGGAAAGCGAAGACCACCAGATCGCCCTGGCCGAGGTGATGCAGGTGGCCGACGATGCCCAGGTGGGTGACACCGTGGTGCTGGATGTCACTCCGGAGAAAGACGACTTCGGCCGCATGGCCGCTGCCACCACCAAGCAGGTGCTGGCTCAGAAGTTGCGCGATCAACAGCGCCGCATGATCCAGGAGGAGTTCGCGGATCTGGAAGACCCGGTGCTCACGGCACGGGTGATCCGCTTCGAGCGGCAGTCCGTGATCATGGCGGTGAGCTCAGGCCTGGGCCGCCCTGAGGTGGAGGCCGAATTGCCCCGCCGCGATCAGCTCCCGAACGACAACTACCGCGCCAACGCCACCTTCAAGGTGTTCCTCAAGGAAGTGAGCGAGGTGCCCCGCCGCGGCCCGCAATTGTTCGTCAGCCGCTCCAATGCCGGTCTGGTGGTGTACCTCTTCGAGAACGAGGTGCCGGAGATTCAGGAAGGATCCGTCCGCATCGTGGCCGTGGCCAGGGAAGCCAACCCGCCATCACGCTCCGTTGGCCCCCGCACCAAAGTGGCTGTGGACAGCATCGAGCGGGAGGTGGATCCCGTCGGGGCCTGCATCGGTGCCCGCGGATCCAGGATTCAGCAGGTGGTGAACGAGCTGCGCGGCGAGAAGATCGATGTCATTCGCTGGTCCCATGATCCGGGCCAGTACATCGCCAACTCCCTGAGTCCTGCTCGGGTTGAGATGGTGCGGCTGGTGGATCCCGTCGGTCAGCACGCCCACGTGCTGGTGCCCCCCGATCAGCTCAGTCTGGCCATCGGCCGGGAAGGGCAGAACGTCCGACTGGCGGCACGCCTGACAGGGTGGAAGATCGACATCAAGAATTCCACGGAATACGACCAGGAAACCGAAGACGCCACGGTGGCCGAGCTGATCACGCAGCGGGAACAGGAGGAGGCCCTTCAGCAGGAGGCCGAGGAACGACTGGCGGCGGAACAGGCTGCCCGCGCTGAAGAGGATGCACGTCTGCGAGAGCTGTATCCGCTTCCGGAGGACGAGGAGGACTACGTCGAGGAGCTTCCACAGGACGAACTCCCTCAGGAGGAACTTCCTCAGCAGGAGTATGCGCAGGAGGAGCCTTCAGCGGAGGACGCGATGCCGACGGACGAGGAGGTCCCGATGCAGGACAGCCCCGCCGAGGACCCCGAGACCGAGAGTGAGGCCGTCCGGTGA
- a CDS encoding YlxR family protein yields the protein MNERPILRRCVACRQLLDRRQLWRVVRDHRDGVLLDTGMGRSAYLCPTEDCLEEARRRKRLQKALRCQVPDAVITVLQERFSPGTGVSAEAN from the coding sequence GTGAACGAGCGTCCCATCCTGCGTCGCTGCGTGGCCTGCCGGCAGCTTCTGGACCGCCGCCAACTCTGGCGGGTGGTCCGTGACCACAGGGATGGGGTCCTTCTCGACACAGGCATGGGTCGCTCGGCCTACCTGTGTCCCACGGAGGACTGTCTGGAGGAAGCACGCCGTCGCAAGCGACTGCAGAAAGCCCTGCGTTGTCAGGTGCCTGATGCGGTGATCACGGTGCTGCAGGAGCGGTTCAGTCCCGGGACTGGTGTATCCGCTGAGGCAAACTGA
- the infB gene encoding translation initiation factor IF-2 has translation MTSSGKVRIYELSKDLGLENKDVLDAAEKLSIAAKSHSSSISDDEAGKIRNLLKNGAAGSGKSAAPTKSAAAAKPSGGKAILSVKKAAPPAKPAAAKPAQAPAQDVASATKPAPAKPQLASKPAPVAQPAAPSAARASAPPSRPPTPTKPVGAKPEAPVTPARPAPSRPAAAKPAAPARPQVVSKPEVMPPAKAAKPAAAAPPPRPTSPPAPARPAAAKPAPAKPAQAPARPAAATPTAPKPTSPKPTAAKPAPRPAATPGRPAPAPGQKPQIVARPGSPSRPGAPPRPGAPAKPGAPAKAGMPSRPTPRPELVGKPQPRRAAGPAGSGPGTGSQRPTMPQRPGTGAPQRPGSPGRPSGSAPARPTRPGGAPSRPGAPARSGGSTLELVGKPIRRDGSSTAGGPRGAGGPGRPAPPIRPGMPGGMRKPVAPGELMQLQKPNGRPTTPPPRRPDAPTKTGDGEQATPPVARPTPPTAPRRPGLRPGAAPGQRRPGRPDWDDSAKLEALRSRSPQKQRQKVHIIGENDDALTAETGGFAGEQQAMVLSASLARPAKPKVHQRTAPKPMAAMRKRKKETTRQRQRRRAMELRAAREAKQVRPEMLIVPEDNLTVQELADMLSVESSEIIKSLFFKGIIATVTQTLDMPTIETVAEEFGVPVLQDDVEEAAKKTVEMIEDDDLAHLIRRPPVVTVMGHVDHGKTSLLDAIRKARVAAGEAGGITQHIGAYQVEVEHQNESRKLTFLDTPGHEAFTAMRARGTKVTDVAVLVVAADDGVRPQTLEAISHARAAEVPIVVAINKIDKEGASPDRVKQELSEQNLLAEEWGGDVVMVPVSAIKGDNIDKLLEMILLVTEVEDLQANPERMARGTVIEAHLDKAKGPVATLLVQNGTLRTGDVLAAGPVLGKVRAMVDDGGQRMKEAGPSYAVEALGFSEVPTAGDEFEVYADEKSARAVVGDRASDARATRLAQQMASRRVSLTAMSGQATEGELKELNLILKADVQGSVEAILGSLEQLPKAEVQVRVLLSAPGEVTETDVDLAAASGAVIVGFNTSMASGAKKAADASGVDVRDYDVIYKLLEDIQLAMEGLLDPELVEEDLGEAEVRAVFTIGKSAVAGCYVTNGKLQRNCKVRVHRGKEIVFEGDLDSLRRNKDDVKEVATGFECGIGCDRFANWEDGDRISAFKMVTQRRKLST, from the coding sequence ATGACCAGCAGCGGCAAAGTCAGAATTTATGAGCTGTCCAAGGACCTCGGCCTTGAGAACAAGGACGTGCTGGATGCGGCTGAGAAGCTCTCGATCGCAGCCAAGAGCCACAGCAGCTCGATCAGTGATGACGAAGCCGGAAAGATCCGCAACCTGCTGAAAAACGGCGCTGCGGGATCAGGGAAATCGGCAGCACCGACGAAGTCGGCGGCTGCTGCGAAACCCTCCGGTGGCAAGGCGATTCTCTCGGTCAAGAAAGCGGCTCCGCCCGCCAAACCGGCAGCGGCCAAACCCGCCCAGGCTCCGGCCCAGGACGTGGCATCAGCGACCAAGCCGGCCCCAGCCAAGCCGCAGCTGGCGAGCAAGCCGGCTCCGGTGGCACAGCCAGCGGCACCCTCAGCGGCCCGTGCGTCCGCCCCGCCGTCACGACCACCAACACCAACCAAACCGGTCGGTGCCAAGCCGGAAGCACCGGTCACCCCGGCACGACCGGCTCCGAGCCGTCCTGCCGCCGCCAAACCGGCAGCACCGGCGCGCCCTCAGGTGGTAAGCAAGCCCGAGGTGATGCCCCCCGCCAAGGCGGCCAAGCCAGCGGCAGCAGCACCGCCACCGCGACCGACCTCGCCACCCGCACCGGCTCGCCCTGCCGCCGCCAAACCGGCACCGGCCAAACCAGCCCAGGCTCCGGCCAGGCCGGCTGCGGCGACTCCCACAGCTCCGAAGCCGACATCTCCGAAACCGACTGCCGCCAAGCCCGCACCACGCCCCGCAGCCACCCCCGGCCGACCGGCGCCAGCTCCGGGCCAGAAACCTCAGATCGTTGCGCGGCCCGGCAGCCCCAGCCGACCGGGGGCTCCACCGCGGCCCGGCGCACCGGCCAAACCCGGTGCCCCCGCCAAGGCGGGCATGCCCTCCCGGCCGACCCCCCGCCCGGAACTGGTGGGCAAACCCCAGCCACGCCGTGCAGCAGGTCCTGCCGGTAGCGGGCCAGGAACCGGCAGCCAGCGGCCCACCATGCCCCAGCGACCGGGAACCGGAGCTCCCCAGCGGCCCGGCAGCCCTGGCCGCCCCAGTGGCAGTGCCCCAGCACGTCCCACCCGACCGGGGGGAGCCCCCAGTCGCCCCGGAGCGCCGGCACGCAGCGGTGGCAGCACCCTCGAACTCGTCGGTAAGCCCATCCGCCGTGACGGCAGCAGTACCGCAGGCGGTCCTCGCGGCGCCGGCGGCCCCGGCCGACCGGCACCTCCCATCCGTCCGGGGATGCCGGGTGGCATGCGAAAGCCTGTGGCACCCGGCGAGCTCATGCAGCTCCAGAAGCCGAATGGTCGCCCGACAACACCGCCGCCACGGCGTCCAGACGCCCCGACCAAAACCGGTGATGGCGAACAGGCCACCCCACCGGTGGCGCGGCCGACACCTCCCACGGCGCCACGCCGTCCGGGACTCCGTCCCGGAGCAGCTCCCGGTCAGCGTCGACCCGGTCGACCCGACTGGGACGACAGCGCCAAGCTGGAGGCCCTGCGCAGCCGTTCGCCTCAGAAACAGCGCCAGAAGGTGCACATCATCGGCGAGAACGATGATGCCCTGACCGCGGAAACCGGTGGCTTCGCCGGAGAACAGCAGGCGATGGTGCTCTCCGCGAGCCTCGCCCGCCCCGCCAAGCCGAAGGTCCATCAGCGAACCGCACCGAAGCCGATGGCGGCGATGCGGAAGCGCAAGAAGGAAACCACCCGTCAGCGGCAGCGCCGCCGGGCGATGGAGCTTCGCGCCGCCCGCGAAGCCAAGCAGGTGCGGCCGGAGATGTTGATCGTTCCGGAGGACAACCTCACGGTTCAGGAACTCGCCGACATGCTCAGTGTCGAGAGCTCGGAGATCATCAAATCCCTCTTCTTCAAAGGAATCATCGCCACGGTCACCCAGACCCTGGACATGCCGACGATCGAGACGGTGGCCGAGGAATTCGGCGTGCCTGTGCTCCAGGACGACGTTGAGGAAGCCGCCAAGAAGACGGTGGAGATGATCGAGGACGACGACCTCGCTCACCTGATCCGTCGCCCACCGGTGGTCACGGTGATGGGTCATGTCGACCACGGCAAGACCAGCCTGCTCGATGCGATCCGCAAGGCACGGGTGGCGGCGGGCGAGGCCGGCGGCATCACCCAGCACATCGGTGCCTACCAGGTGGAGGTCGAGCACCAGAACGAATCCCGGAAGCTCACCTTCCTGGACACGCCCGGCCACGAAGCCTTCACCGCCATGCGTGCCCGTGGCACGAAGGTGACCGACGTGGCTGTTCTGGTGGTGGCAGCCGATGACGGCGTCCGCCCCCAGACCCTGGAAGCCATCAGCCATGCCCGCGCCGCCGAGGTGCCGATCGTGGTGGCGATCAACAAGATCGACAAGGAAGGGGCGTCTCCCGATCGGGTGAAGCAGGAGCTCTCCGAACAGAACCTGCTCGCTGAAGAGTGGGGCGGTGATGTGGTGATGGTGCCGGTGAGCGCCATCAAGGGCGACAACATCGACAAGCTGCTGGAGATGATCCTGCTGGTCACGGAAGTTGAAGACCTGCAGGCCAATCCGGAACGGATGGCTCGCGGCACCGTGATCGAGGCGCACTTGGACAAGGCCAAGGGCCCTGTCGCCACGCTGCTGGTGCAGAACGGCACCCTGCGGACCGGCGATGTGTTGGCGGCCGGCCCCGTGCTGGGCAAGGTGCGGGCCATGGTCGACGACGGCGGCCAGCGCATGAAGGAGGCCGGTCCTTCGTATGCCGTTGAGGCGCTTGGCTTCAGCGAAGTGCCGACCGCCGGCGACGAGTTCGAGGTCTACGCGGATGAGAAGTCGGCGCGTGCTGTGGTCGGCGATCGCGCCTCCGATGCCCGTGCCACCCGTCTGGCACAGCAGATGGCGTCCCGCCGTGTGTCGCTCACGGCGATGTCTGGACAGGCCACCGAGGGCGAGCTCAAGGAGCTCAATCTGATCCTCAAGGCCGATGTCCAGGGCAGTGTCGAGGCGATCCTCGGTTCCCTGGAACAGCTGCCCAAAGCTGAGGTTCAGGTGCGGGTGCTGCTCTCTGCTCCGGGTGAGGTCACCGAAACGGACGTTGACCTGGCAGCGGCTTCCGGTGCGGTGATCGTGGGCTTCAACACCTCGATGGCCTCCGGTGCCAAGAAAGCGGCGGACGCCTCCGGCGTGGATGTTCGTGATTACGACGTCATCTACAAATTGCTGGAGGACATCCAGCTGGCCATGGAAGGTCTGCTGGATCCTGAGCTGGTGGAGGAGGATCTCGGCGAAGCCGAGGTGCGCGCAGTGTTCACCATCGGCAAGAGCGCGGTGGCCGGCTGCTATGTCACCAACGGCAAGCTGCAGCGCAACTGCAAGGTGCGGGTGCATCGCGGCAAGGAGATCGTCTTCGAAGGAGACCTCGACTCGCTGCGTCGCAACAAGGACGACGTCAAGGAGGTGGCAACCGGCTTCGAATGCGGAATCGGTTGCGATCGCTTCGCCAACTGGGAGGACGGCGACCGGATCTCAGCCTTCAAGATGGTCACCCAGCGCCGCAAACTCAGCACCTGA
- a CDS encoding DUF3493 domain-containing protein, with the protein MALTDERPTGKVLDPELRERLIRESQTPWRGLRRALWFALFASAGLGLFTMLFRLSAGSAVELGDVGIQGGALVLFASLLWFDRSRSRD; encoded by the coding sequence ATGGCCTTGACCGACGAGCGGCCTACGGGAAAAGTTCTGGACCCGGAGTTGCGGGAGCGGTTGATCCGGGAATCACAGACCCCCTGGCGTGGGCTCCGGCGTGCCCTCTGGTTCGCTCTCTTCGCCTCGGCCGGGCTCGGGCTCTTCACCATGCTCTTCCGTCTCTCCGCCGGCAGTGCTGTCGAGCTCGGAGATGTCGGCATCCAGGGCGGGGCTCTGGTCCTCTTCGCCTCCCTGCTCTGGTTCGACCGCAGTCGCTCCAGGGACTGA
- a CDS encoding DUF3303 domain-containing protein — translation MRYLIQWTCPDAGSSPELNQGFKDYLTGGKAMDEFEGFKILARLIMPQNGTGAFIAEAESLAHVYKHTGPWTRAFKISVQITPGLSDEEWVQSETDLFG, via the coding sequence ATGCGCTACCTAATCCAGTGGACTTGCCCCGATGCAGGTTCATCGCCGGAACTGAACCAAGGCTTTAAGGACTACCTCACAGGTGGGAAAGCCATGGACGAGTTCGAAGGTTTCAAAATTCTGGCTCGCTTGATCATGCCGCAAAACGGCACCGGCGCTTTTATCGCAGAGGCTGAAAGCCTTGCCCACGTCTATAAACACACCGGGCCTTGGACCCGAGCTTTCAAGATTTCGGTGCAAATAACACCCGGACTTTCTGATGAAGAATGGGTGCAATCAGAGACAGACCTTTTTGGTTGA
- a CDS encoding thermonuclease family protein: MSVMLLGASAPVAALPTVTIKSCYDGDTCTTTTGEKVRLACIDTPELKGENAKPAPAMAAKYHLNGMLMSQKVGIRRITTDRYGRTVAELFINGANVQQTMVASGHAEIFWRYASQCPWTR, from the coding sequence ATGTCCGTGATGCTGCTGGGGGCTTCAGCTCCCGTCGCGGCCCTACCCACTGTCACCATCAAGAGCTGCTACGACGGCGATACCTGCACCACGACCACAGGCGAAAAGGTCCGGCTGGCTTGCATCGACACCCCTGAGCTGAAGGGGGAGAACGCCAAGCCGGCTCCAGCCATGGCGGCGAAGTATCACCTCAACGGAATGCTCATGAGCCAGAAGGTGGGCATTCGCCGCATTACGACTGACCGATATGGCAGGACCGTGGCCGAGCTGTTCATCAACGGGGCGAACGTCCAGCAGACCATGGTCGCCAGCGGCCACGCCGAGATCTTCTGGCGATATGCCAGCCAGTGCCCGTGGACGCGCTGA
- a CDS encoding DUF4278 domain-containing protein, with product MTLTYRGQKYDQQTVAVAPNKPALKYRGVSYAK from the coding sequence ATGACCCTGACCTATCGCGGCCAGAAGTACGACCAGCAGACTGTTGCTGTCGCTCCTAACAAGCCTGCTCTGAAGTATCGCGGCGTTTCCTACGCCAAGTGA
- a CDS encoding succinate dehydrogenase cytochrome b subunit — MIALPSAVVRTGAALSGLLLVLFTLVHLGGLIPAVLAPERFEAYASALHTSPWLRPFEIGLAGIAGLHVSLTISKAISNRRAGNSAQLSSRRDAPLAALASRSKGIAGLLTLAFLVVHLNQLRWPRPAAGQEGAVLSSVLQQPLNAVVYAAAALVLALHLLHGAEAAHRSLGWLSPTNSSALRTGGRLLAALIGGGFLLISLSLALGGAA; from the coding sequence ATGATCGCGCTGCCCTCAGCTGTCGTCCGCACCGGAGCTGCCCTGAGTGGCTTGCTGCTGGTGCTGTTCACGCTGGTGCATCTGGGCGGACTGATCCCTGCGGTGCTGGCGCCTGAGCGGTTCGAGGCCTACGCCAGCGCCCTGCACACCAGTCCCTGGCTGAGGCCATTTGAGATCGGGCTGGCCGGGATCGCCGGCCTGCATGTGAGTCTCACGATCAGCAAAGCCATCTCCAACCGCCGGGCCGGCAACAGTGCCCAGCTCAGCAGCCGCCGCGATGCCCCCCTGGCCGCACTGGCCAGTCGCAGCAAAGGGATCGCCGGCCTGCTCACGCTGGCGTTTCTGGTGGTGCATCTCAATCAGCTGCGCTGGCCGCGACCGGCAGCCGGGCAGGAGGGGGCGGTGCTGAGTTCCGTGCTGCAGCAACCGCTGAATGCCGTGGTTTACGCCGCTGCGGCGCTGGTGCTGGCGCTGCATCTCCTGCATGGTGCCGAGGCCGCCCACCGCAGCCTCGGCTGGTTGAGCCCAACCAACAGCTCCGCCCTTCGCACGGGTGGACGACTGCTGGCGGCCCTGATCGGTGGGGGCTTCCTGCTGATCAGCCTCAGCCTGGCTCTGGGAGGTGCCGCATGA
- a CDS encoding fumarate reductase/succinate dehydrogenase flavoprotein subunit, which yields MSGLPDPRIPTGPIADAWRRTRESLPLISPLRKGQIDLLVVGTGLAGASAAATLAQQGYRVTVLSYHDSPRRAHSVAAQGGINAARAMAVDGDSVSRLFTDTLKGGDFRARESGCQRLAEISSGIIDQCVAQGVPFAREYGGSLATRSFGGALVSRTFYARGQTGQQLLYGAYQALMRQVELGRVRLLTRRDMLELITVDGVARGVVTRHTVTGELEVHTARAVLLCSGGYSNVYFLSTNALKSNASAIWRAHRKGALFANPCFTQIHPTCIPSGDAFQSKLTLMSESLRNDGRIWLPKQPGDQRAPADIPEQERDYFLERMYPTYGNMTPRDVASRRARELCNTGHGVGPGGRSVYLDLTDAIRTEGRDVIAARYGNLMTMYERISGDDPYRTPMRIYPAPHYTMGGLWVDYQLMSSIPGLFVLGEANYSEHGANRLGASALMQGLADGYFIAPSTVTAWLAGTPSEAVSPDHPACQEALHSTRRRIEALLGARGERPVDSFHRDLGALMIDRCGISRRAEDLRDGLARVSALEQRFSQEVRVPGEGHGPNAELEKALRVRDFFGLAQLMLRDALAREESCGAHFREEHQSAEGEAQRDDANFAHIAAWEHQDDGEPIRHGEPLQFTALQPSTRSYR from the coding sequence ATGAGCGGACTGCCCGATCCACGCATTCCGACAGGACCGATCGCCGACGCCTGGCGACGCACCCGGGAATCCCTGCCGCTGATCAGCCCCCTGCGCAAAGGCCAGATCGACCTGCTGGTGGTGGGCACCGGCCTGGCCGGCGCCTCAGCCGCCGCCACCCTGGCCCAGCAGGGCTACCGGGTGACGGTGCTCAGCTATCACGACAGTCCGCGGCGGGCCCACTCGGTAGCGGCCCAGGGCGGCATCAATGCAGCCCGGGCGATGGCGGTGGATGGCGACAGCGTCAGCCGCCTGTTCACCGACACCCTGAAAGGCGGCGACTTCCGGGCCCGGGAAAGCGGCTGCCAGCGGCTGGCGGAAATCAGCAGCGGCATCATTGATCAATGCGTCGCCCAGGGGGTGCCGTTCGCCCGCGAATACGGCGGCAGCCTGGCCACCCGCAGCTTCGGGGGGGCGCTGGTGAGCCGCACCTTCTATGCCCGCGGCCAGACCGGACAGCAGCTGCTGTATGGCGCGTATCAGGCTCTGATGCGTCAAGTGGAGCTGGGCCGGGTGAGGCTGCTCACACGGCGCGACATGCTGGAGCTGATCACCGTCGATGGCGTGGCCCGGGGGGTGGTGACGCGTCACACGGTGACGGGCGAACTGGAGGTGCACACAGCGCGGGCGGTGCTGCTGTGCAGCGGTGGGTACAGCAACGTCTACTTCCTGTCGACGAATGCCCTGAAATCGAATGCCAGTGCCATCTGGCGGGCGCACCGCAAGGGAGCCCTGTTCGCCAATCCCTGCTTCACCCAGATCCATCCCACCTGCATCCCCAGCGGTGATGCCTTCCAGAGCAAGCTGACGCTGATGAGCGAAAGCCTGCGCAACGACGGGCGCATCTGGCTGCCGAAGCAGCCCGGCGATCAGCGCGCGCCCGCGGACATCCCGGAGCAGGAGCGGGATTACTTCCTCGAGCGGATGTATCCCACCTACGGCAACATGACGCCCCGAGATGTGGCCTCCCGCCGCGCCCGGGAACTCTGCAATACCGGTCACGGCGTCGGTCCAGGCGGACGCTCGGTGTACCTGGATCTCACCGACGCGATCAGAACCGAGGGCCGCGACGTCATTGCCGCCCGTTACGGCAACCTGATGACGATGTATGAGCGGATCAGCGGCGACGATCCCTATCGCACGCCGATGCGCATCTATCCCGCCCCCCACTACACGATGGGAGGGCTCTGGGTTGACTACCAGCTGATGAGTTCGATCCCGGGGCTGTTCGTGCTGGGGGAAGCCAACTACTCCGAACACGGCGCCAACCGCCTCGGTGCCAGTGCCCTGATGCAGGGCCTGGCCGATGGCTACTTCATCGCCCCCTCCACGGTGACCGCCTGGTTGGCGGGCACACCCTCAGAGGCGGTGAGCCCGGACCATCCGGCCTGCCAGGAGGCCCTGCACAGCACCCGCCGCCGCATCGAGGCCCTGCTCGGCGCCAGGGGGGAGCGACCGGTGGACAGCTTCCATCGCGATCTGGGGGCCCTGATGATCGACCGCTGCGGCATCAGTCGCCGCGCCGAGGATCTGCGGGATGGACTGGCCCGGGTATCGGCCCTGGAGCAGCGGTTCTCGCAGGAGGTGCGGGTGCCTGGTGAGGGCCATGGGCCCAATGCCGAGCTGGAGAAGGCTCTGCGGGTGAGGGATTTCTTCGGGCTGGCCCAGCTGATGCTGCGGGATGCCCTGGCCCGGGAGGAATCCTGCGGCGCTCACTTCCGGGAGGAGCACCAGAGCGCGGAAGGGGAGGCACAGCGCGATGACGCCAACTTCGCGCACATCGCCGCCTGGGAGCACCAGGATGACGGGGAACCGATCCGCCACGGCGAGCCGCTGCAGTTCACCGCCCTGCAACCGAGCACCCGCAGTTACCGATGA
- a CDS encoding succinate dehydrogenase/fumarate reductase iron-sulfur subunit, with protein MKLTLRIWRQTDRHQPGGYESHTLDRVSPDLSLLEALDQLNEQLISNGQRPIGFEHDCREGICGSCGFLVNGQAHGPRGATSVCQLYLREFQDGAELTLEPWRARAFPPIQDLMVDRSAFDRLIAAGGYCSTGTGQAPDGNALPVGRDQATSAFDTATCIGCGACVASCRNASASLFVAAKLAHLGQLPQGQPERSKRARSMQDRMEQEGFGSCSSNLECEAVCPQEISADWISWMHREATS; from the coding sequence ATGAAGCTCACCCTGCGCATCTGGCGGCAAACAGACCGCCACCAACCCGGCGGCTACGAAAGCCATACCCTCGATCGCGTCTCCCCGGATCTGTCGCTGCTGGAAGCCCTCGATCAGCTCAATGAACAGCTGATCAGCAACGGGCAGCGACCGATCGGCTTCGAACACGACTGCCGCGAGGGAATCTGCGGCAGCTGCGGTTTCCTGGTGAACGGCCAGGCGCACGGTCCGCGCGGGGCCACATCGGTGTGCCAGCTCTACCTGCGCGAATTCCAGGACGGTGCGGAGCTGACCCTGGAGCCCTGGCGCGCCCGGGCCTTCCCGCCGATTCAGGACCTGATGGTGGATCGTTCCGCCTTCGACCGCCTGATCGCCGCCGGCGGCTACTGCTCCACCGGCACCGGCCAGGCACCGGATGGCAACGCCCTGCCGGTGGGCCGTGACCAGGCCACCAGCGCCTTCGACACCGCCACCTGCATCGGCTGCGGCGCCTGTGTGGCCAGCTGCCGCAACGCCTCAGCCAGCCTGTTCGTGGCCGCCAAACTGGCGCATCTCGGCCAACTCCCGCAGGGGCAACCGGAGCGATCCAAGCGGGCCCGCAGCATGCAGGACCGGATGGAACAGGAGGGCTTCGGCAGCTGCAGCAGCAACCTCGAGTGCGAGGCGGTCTGCCCCCAGGAGATCTCAGCGGACTGGATCAGCTGGATGCACCGAGAGGCAACCAGCTGA